TTTCAACAAATCCGCACTGGCAATTGATGCGCCATCACCATCTTCATCTTCGTCATCATCGCCAAGATCGCTGGAAGCTAACTCCTGCTCTAAAGATTCTTCTGAAAATTCTTCGTTCGTGATTTCTTGCGCATTGGCGTCCAACAATCCATCAACCACTTCATCAATGCGTAATATGTCCTTCTCAACTTCCGTAGCCAAATCAACAATTTTCGCGATGATCGGAGGACAAGCAGAAATTGCCTGAATCATATGACGCAAACCGCCTTCGATGCGTTTTGCGATTTCAATCTCACTTTCACGTGTCAGCAGACCCACCGAACCCATTTCGCGCATATACATGCGCACGGGATCTGTTGTCCGTCCAAACTCGGAATCTACCGTAGAGAGCGCTGCTTCCGCTTCTTCCGCCACATCTTCATCAGCCACGGTGGTTGCGGCATCGGACATCAGCAATGTTTCCGCATCCGGCGCTTCATCATGCACGGATATGCCCATATCATTGATCATGCTGATGATACCTTCTATCTGCTCAGCATCCAGCATATCGTCGGGCAAATGATCATTGATTTCGGCGTAAGTCAGATAGCCACGCTCTTTGCCTAATCCGATCAGTATTTTCAAGCGCATGCGCCGCGCTTCGATATCTTGCGGTTGCGGATTACCACCTTCAATAACGGAAACCGAGTCTATATCATCAATAGAATCCAGTCCTCCAGCCGCCTTATTCTTTTTGGGGGTTCTACCTCTGGCTTTCTTGCCTATATTGAACTCAACATCATCGCCACCAAGCATGGCTTGAGAAAATTCTGCCGCAGTGCGTGTTGATTTAACCGGCGCTTCTTTTATTTCTGCAGAATCGGTTGCCTCTAGGCCGGTTGCTTTTTCATTTGTTTTTTTGCCGGTTGCCTTAACACTTTTTTCAGTTTTAGCTGTTAATTTCTTAGACTCTTCTTTTTCCACCATTTCATTGCCAGTATCTTTTATTTTCTGAGCTGTTGATTTCTTAATAATTTTATTATCTTTATCTTTTGATTCGACCGCTTTTGTTTTTGGCATATTGGATTCCCAATAATTTGGATGAATTAAAAGCTGAAAGTGCGAGATTATATCAAAATTCGATATTACTGACACCTAATAACTAATTTTGCTGCTTGATCAATTGCTGAAATTCTTGTTTCTCCGCATCGGTTAACATACTCATTGTCATAGATTTATTCTTTAATTCGGTAAAACGCTTTTTGCGGTATGCTTGCTGCAATATTTTTAATGCGCCTAAGAATTCTGCTTCTAAATCAAATCCGTCATCCCACTTTAGCGCCTCACTTTTAATACTTTCCAGCAATGTTTTGTGCGGGCTATTTTGCAAATAAGTCAGCAATGAATGTGCTGATTTATTTTTCGCTATGTGGGGGTGCTTATCAAGAAAATCAACCAATGCTTTTAATGCAACAGCTTCTTCCGTGTTTTCGTTCCATTCTGCAAGCCAGCTTTTATCCAGTTTCTCGATACAGTCTGGATTAAGCAACAACATCAGTATGAGCCAGCGTAAAGGCGAAATGATTTGTTTTGCTGGTTTATTCTCAATTGTACGCATTTTGGATGAGCGTTTGATCTGCAGCAACTCATCCAATTCCCCTTGATCAATCTCACTAAGCTCCGCTAAGCGCCTGATCAGTATCAGCGATAGAGCCGGGGCCGTGACTTGTTGCAGCAGCGGCTTTGCATCACTGATCAATTTTGCGCGGCCTTCGCTGGTTTGAAGATTGACTTCTGAGCATAACTCCTTGAATAGAAATTCCGATAACGGCAGAGTGTGTTTGAGCTGCTGTTCAAAAGATTCTTTACCAAATTGATTGATATAGCTATCCGGGTCTGCTCCCTCGGGCAAAAAAAGAAAACTCAGATATTTACCGTCGGATAGCAGCGCCAAGCTATTCTCGAGTGCGCGCCAGGCTGCTTTTCTGCCTGCTTTGTCACCATCGAAGCAAAAAATAATGTTATCCGTCTGACGCAAGAGTTTTTGTACATGAAAACTCGTCGTCGCGGTACCTAAGGCGGCTACCGCATAATCAATCCCGTGTTGCGATAGGGCGATGACATCCATATATCCCTCTACAACAATGACGCAATTCGCTTCGCGGATAGCGCGGCGCGCCGAGAACAGGTTATACAGCTCTCGTCCCTTTTCAAATAAAATCGTTTCGGGGGAGTTCAGATACTTAGGTTCTTCTTTTGCAAGTACACGACCGCCAAAGCCAATAATCTGCCCTTTCTGATTAAGGATTGGAAACATGATCCGGTCCCTGAACCGGTCATATTGCTTGGTTTCACCGTTGGTAATGACTAATCCAGCTTGCGTCAATAATTTCCGGGTTTTGTCTGAATTATAATCAGAAAAAACCGCTTCAAGGTTTTGCCAGTCTGCAGGAGCGTAGCCAATAGCAAATCGTGCCGCCGTTTTACCGGATAGGCCACGCTTTTTAAGATAGGCGATGGCTTTTTCGGAAACCTTTAGCTGCTCGCGGTAATAGCGGGTGGCGATTTGTAGTGCATTTAACAGGTCTTGCGGCGATATTTCAGCGTTGTTACGGTCATAATCGCTTGCGAAATCCTGCTGTGAGTCATCCGAGGCAGAATGATGAGACACATTACTGCTTTGTTGCTCCGGTAATTGCATACCAGCGTAGGCCGCCAGATCTTGCACTGCTTCGACAAAGCTTAAGCCGCTATATTCAATCAAAAAACTGATCGCATTGCCATGCGCGCCGCAACCAAAGCAATGGTAAAACTGCTTGGTTTGACTGACTGTGAATGAAGGGGTCTTTTCGCTATGGAACGGACAGCAGGCAACAAAATTAGCGCCCGCTTTTTTCAGCGGGACATGACGATCAATCGCATCGACAATATCCACGCGACTGAGTAAATCATGTATAAAAGATTGCGGAATCATCTACCCGGAGCTGTCAATAACAATCAGCTTCAAGTATAAATAAATTGCAATCGTTATGGTTTGTTTTGAGAATAATCCGCAATAGCCAATCAATATCAAGCTGATATCTTGGCTTTAATCAGTGCTGACACTTTACCCATATCAGCACGACCGGCCAGCTTCGGTTTCAGTATGGCCATAACTTTGCCCATATCCTGCATGCCGGCTGCATTCGTTTCTGAAATGGCTTCAGTGATCAACGCATCGATTTCGGAATCGCTAAATGCTTGCGGCATATAGGCACTGAGAATAGTAACTTCCTCTTTCTCAATATTGGCCAGATCCAATCGCTGCGCGGCTTCATACTGAGCAATAGAATCCTTGCGCTGCTTGAGCATTTTTTCAATAACCGCAATGACAGCCGCATCATCCAGCACTATGCGTTCATCCACTTCACGTTGCTTGATTGCAGCTTGCAGCAAGCGGATAGTATCCCGCTGTTTGGTGTTACCCATGCGCATCGCTGCTTTCATATCTTCCGTGATTTTCTGTTTTAAGCTCATGATAAATAGATGCAATTAATCGATTATCAACTC
The DNA window shown above is from Nitrosomonas sp. Is35 and carries:
- a CDS encoding GatB/YqeY domain-containing protein; the protein is MSLKQKITEDMKAAMRMGNTKQRDTIRLLQAAIKQREVDERIVLDDAAVIAVIEKMLKQRKDSIAQYEAAQRLDLANIEKEEVTILSAYMPQAFSDSEIDALITEAISETNAAGMQDMGKVMAILKPKLAGRADMGKVSALIKAKISA
- the dnaG gene encoding DNA primase, which produces MIPQSFIHDLLSRVDIVDAIDRHVPLKKAGANFVACCPFHSEKTPSFTVSQTKQFYHCFGCGAHGNAISFLIEYSGLSFVEAVQDLAAYAGMQLPEQQSSNVSHHSASDDSQQDFASDYDRNNAEISPQDLLNALQIATRYYREQLKVSEKAIAYLKKRGLSGKTAARFAIGYAPADWQNLEAVFSDYNSDKTRKLLTQAGLVITNGETKQYDRFRDRIMFPILNQKGQIIGFGGRVLAKEEPKYLNSPETILFEKGRELYNLFSARRAIREANCVIVVEGYMDVIALSQHGIDYAVAALGTATTSFHVQKLLRQTDNIIFCFDGDKAGRKAAWRALENSLALLSDGKYLSFLFLPEGADPDSYINQFGKESFEQQLKHTLPLSEFLFKELCSEVNLQTSEGRAKLISDAKPLLQQVTAPALSLILIRRLAELSEIDQGELDELLQIKRSSKMRTIENKPAKQIISPLRWLILMLLLNPDCIEKLDKSWLAEWNENTEEAVALKALVDFLDKHPHIAKNKSAHSLLTYLQNSPHKTLLESIKSEALKWDDGFDLEAEFLGALKILQQAYRKKRFTELKNKSMTMSMLTDAEKQEFQQLIKQQN